One Vicinamibacteria bacterium DNA segment encodes these proteins:
- a CDS encoding NAD-dependent epimerase/dehydratase family protein, whose product MGRIALTGTSSFLGSRVLRRLVAARDPDSVLAVDVAAPPASVPGVRYHMVDITLPAADQRLLEAFQEEEVDSVVHTAFFTNPRRDPPHAHELESIGTLHLAAAAAAAGVRHLIVRSFTAVYGAQGQNPNYLTEERTPPPNPGLGWIRDKLEAEGHARSFARRYPRLTVTVLRFAPLLGPGVHTFYTRIFSRRVVPVLLGYDPLLQLLHPDDAVEAVEAALDKAPGGSLNIVPRGVISLLTALHLADKVPLPVPHPVAYAAADLLWSAGLGEAPGGFLDYVRFLCVADGEKAQRLLGFTARHTSRDALAAFLGYRYPEAANQRMEARA is encoded by the coding sequence GTGGGCCGGATCGCCCTCACCGGGACCTCCTCCTTCCTCGGCAGCCGCGTCTTGCGGAGGTTGGTGGCCGCTCGCGACCCCGACTCCGTGCTGGCGGTGGACGTCGCCGCCCCCCCCGCCAGCGTGCCCGGGGTGCGGTACCACATGGTGGACATCACCCTGCCCGCCGCCGATCAGCGGCTGCTGGAGGCGTTCCAAGAAGAGGAGGTGGACTCGGTCGTCCACACCGCGTTCTTCACGAATCCCCGGCGGGACCCCCCCCACGCCCACGAGCTCGAGTCGATCGGGACCCTTCACCTGGCGGCGGCGGCGGCGGCGGCGGGCGTGCGCCATTTGATCGTGCGCTCCTTTACCGCGGTCTACGGGGCCCAGGGACAGAACCCCAATTACCTGACCGAAGAGCGTACCCCCCCACCCAACCCCGGCCTGGGCTGGATCCGCGACAAGCTGGAGGCGGAGGGGCACGCGCGCTCGTTCGCGCGGCGCTATCCCCGTCTTACCGTCACCGTATTGCGTTTCGCACCCCTCCTGGGCCCGGGTGTGCACACCTTCTACACCCGGATCTTCAGTCGGCGCGTGGTCCCGGTCCTTCTCGGCTATGACCCCCTCCTCCAGCTCCTGCACCCCGACGACGCGGTGGAGGCGGTGGAGGCGGCTCTGGACAAAGCCCCGGGCGGGAGTCTCAACATCGTTCCGCGCGGCGTCATCAGCCTGCTCACCGCCCTCCACTTGGCGGACAAGGTGCCGCTGCCGGTGCCGCACCCCGTGGCCTACGCGGCCGCCGATCTGCTCTGGTCCGCGGGCTTGGGTGAGGCCCCGGGCGGCTTCCTCGACTATGTTCGATTCCTGTGTGTGGCCGACGGGGAGAAGGCGCAGCGGCTGCTCGGCTTCACCGCCCGCCACACGAGTCGGGACGCGCTCGCCGCGTTTCTTGGCTATCGCTACCCAGAGGCGGCCAACCAGAGGATGGAGGCGAGGGCATGA